In Paenarthrobacter sp. GOM3, a single window of DNA contains:
- a CDS encoding sugar phosphate isomerase/epimerase family protein, with product MPRPYTLFTGQWADLPFEEVAKLASGWGYDGLEIAVSGDHLDAWRWDEPGYVESKLAVLEKYNLKVWAISNHLKGQAVCDDPIDFRHEAIVGSKVWGDGDPEGVRQRAAEEMKHTARLAKALGVDTVVGFTGSSIWQYVAMFPPVPEKVIEAGYQDFADRWNPILDVFDECGVRFAHEVHPSEIAYDYWTTVRTLEAIGHRPAFGLNWDPSHFMWQGIDPVSFIWDFKDRIYHVDCKDTKLRPTGRNTVMGSHLPWGDPRRGWDFVSAGRGDVPWESSFRALTAIGYTGPISIEWEDAGMDRLHGAPEALAALKKFDFPASQTSFDAAFSQD from the coding sequence ATGCCCCGCCCGTACACCCTGTTCACCGGCCAGTGGGCCGACCTCCCCTTCGAGGAAGTCGCCAAGCTCGCCTCGGGCTGGGGCTACGACGGCCTGGAAATCGCCGTCTCCGGAGACCACCTGGACGCCTGGCGCTGGGACGAACCCGGCTACGTCGAGTCCAAGCTCGCTGTCCTGGAAAAGTACAATCTCAAGGTCTGGGCCATCTCCAACCACCTCAAGGGCCAGGCCGTCTGCGATGACCCCATCGACTTCCGCCACGAAGCCATCGTCGGCTCCAAAGTCTGGGGCGATGGCGACCCCGAAGGCGTCCGCCAACGCGCAGCCGAGGAAATGAAGCACACCGCCCGCCTCGCCAAAGCACTCGGAGTGGACACCGTCGTCGGGTTCACCGGTTCCTCGATCTGGCAGTACGTGGCCATGTTCCCGCCCGTCCCGGAGAAAGTCATCGAGGCCGGCTACCAGGACTTCGCCGACCGTTGGAACCCCATCCTCGACGTCTTCGACGAATGCGGTGTCCGTTTCGCCCACGAAGTCCACCCCTCCGAAATCGCCTACGACTACTGGACCACCGTCCGGACCCTCGAAGCGATCGGCCACCGGCCGGCGTTCGGGCTGAACTGGGACCCGTCCCACTTCATGTGGCAGGGCATCGATCCCGTCTCCTTCATCTGGGACTTCAAGGACCGGATCTACCACGTGGACTGCAAGGACACCAAGCTCCGTCCCACCGGCCGCAACACCGTCATGGGCTCGCACCTGCCCTGGGGCGACCCCCGCCGTGGCTGGGACTTCGTCTCCGCCGGACGCGGCGATGTGCCGTGGGAATCCTCCTTCCGCGCCCTCACCGCGATCGGCTACACCGGACCCATCAGCATCGAATGGGAAGACGCCGGAATGGACCGCCTCCACGGCGCCCCCGAAGCCCTCGCAGCACTCAAGAAGTTCGACTTCCCCGCGTCGCAGACCTCGTTCGACGCCGCCTTCAGCCAGGACTAG
- a CDS encoding Gfo/Idh/MocA family protein, with translation MSTPTHSSLPSNQPLGVAAIGYAFMGKAHSNAWRNVASFFDVPAFEQKVLVGRDATQVAEAAAKYGWAESATDWRSVIERDDIHIIDICAPGWMHAEIAIAALEAGKHVLVEKPLANTLAEAELMTAAAAKARKRGVQSMIGFNYRRVPALALARELIAEGRLGTVRHIRAAYLQDWLSDAESPMTWRLRKETAGSGALGDIASHAIDQVLYLLGDAVTEVSGRLHTFVDRRPGADGLEDVTVDDAAWATLTLASGAIASVEVSRVATGQKNSLKLEIYGDKGTILFDLEALNELGFLDATVPVREQGFRRILVNEPEHPYLEAWWPQGHIIGWEHTFTHQIRDFLLAIRDGSQPSPSFEEGLNVQHILAAVEESAAAKSSLIQLNATPIKGA, from the coding sequence ATGAGCACGCCCACACACTCGTCCCTGCCTTCCAACCAGCCTCTCGGCGTGGCCGCCATCGGCTACGCCTTCATGGGGAAGGCCCACTCGAATGCGTGGCGGAACGTGGCCAGTTTCTTCGACGTCCCGGCCTTCGAGCAGAAAGTCCTCGTGGGCCGGGACGCCACGCAAGTGGCCGAGGCCGCCGCCAAGTATGGCTGGGCCGAATCCGCCACCGACTGGCGTTCGGTCATTGAACGGGACGACATCCACATCATTGACATCTGCGCCCCGGGTTGGATGCACGCCGAAATCGCCATCGCTGCGCTCGAAGCGGGCAAGCACGTGCTGGTGGAAAAGCCGCTCGCCAACACCCTGGCCGAAGCCGAACTCATGACCGCCGCCGCGGCGAAGGCACGCAAACGCGGAGTCCAGTCCATGATCGGCTTTAACTACCGCCGCGTCCCCGCCCTGGCCCTGGCACGTGAACTGATCGCCGAAGGCCGCCTCGGCACCGTCCGCCACATCCGCGCCGCCTACCTCCAGGACTGGCTCTCCGACGCAGAGTCTCCCATGACCTGGCGGCTCCGGAAAGAAACCGCCGGCTCCGGTGCATTGGGGGACATCGCATCACACGCCATCGACCAGGTCCTCTACCTGCTGGGCGATGCGGTCACCGAGGTCTCCGGCCGCCTGCACACCTTTGTGGACCGGCGCCCCGGAGCGGACGGCCTGGAAGATGTAACGGTCGACGACGCCGCCTGGGCCACCCTGACTCTCGCCTCCGGAGCAATCGCCTCGGTGGAAGTCAGCAGGGTCGCGACGGGCCAGAAGAACTCCCTCAAACTCGAAATTTACGGCGACAAAGGCACCATCCTGTTCGATCTGGAGGCGCTCAATGAACTGGGTTTCCTGGATGCGACCGTGCCGGTCCGGGAGCAGGGTTTCCGTCGGATCCTGGTCAACGAGCCCGAACACCCCTACCTGGAAGCGTGGTGGCCGCAGGGCCACATCATCGGCTGGGAACACACCTTCACCCACCAAATCCGCGACTTCCTTCTCGCCATTCGCGACGGAAGCCAGCCGTCGCCGTCGTTCGAAGAAGGGCTCAACGTCCAACACATACTGGCCGCCGTGGAGGAGTCCGCAGCCGCCAAAAGCTCACTGATCCAACTCAACGCAACCCCTATTAAAGGAGCCTGA
- a CDS encoding Gfo/Idh/MocA family protein codes for MSFTPSTRKGAVGVAVIGAGNISKQYLDNLTTFPDVKVLVIADLFEEAAKARAEEYGIPEWGAPELALNHPDVEIIVNLTIPAAHVEVATAAVNAGKHVWTEKPFSLDRESGLGLLKAADAAGIRLGTAPDTFLGAGLQTARRIIERGDIGTPLTGMTTFQTPGPESWHPNPAFLFQHGAGPLFDMGPYYLTALIQTFGSIRKVAAVGSSAKATRVIGSGPKAGEEFAVEVPTHVSAMAQFEGGQSSHSVFSFESPRQRMGFVEITGSEATLSLPDPNYFDGDLKLWRPGAEEPEIIAATGPANGRGLGVLDMARALRAGTPHRATGDLAYHVLDSMVSIAESVESGSFVDVTSNAPTSAALPEDWAPETATL; via the coding sequence ATGAGCTTCACACCTTCCACCCGCAAAGGCGCCGTAGGCGTAGCAGTCATCGGTGCGGGCAACATCAGCAAGCAGTACCTGGACAACCTCACCACCTTCCCGGACGTCAAGGTCCTGGTGATCGCCGACCTGTTCGAAGAGGCGGCCAAGGCCCGCGCCGAGGAATACGGGATCCCCGAGTGGGGTGCCCCGGAGCTGGCGCTGAACCATCCCGACGTCGAAATCATCGTGAACCTGACCATCCCGGCGGCTCACGTCGAGGTGGCTACGGCCGCGGTCAACGCGGGCAAGCACGTCTGGACCGAGAAGCCGTTCTCCCTGGACCGCGAGTCCGGGCTGGGCCTGCTCAAGGCAGCCGACGCCGCGGGCATCCGCCTGGGCACCGCACCGGACACGTTCCTCGGTGCGGGCCTGCAGACCGCGCGACGGATTATCGAGCGCGGTGATATCGGCACGCCGCTGACCGGCATGACCACGTTCCAGACCCCCGGACCGGAATCCTGGCACCCGAACCCTGCGTTCTTGTTCCAGCACGGCGCCGGGCCCCTGTTCGACATGGGCCCGTACTACCTCACCGCACTGATCCAGACCTTCGGATCGATCCGCAAGGTGGCCGCCGTCGGCTCCTCCGCGAAGGCGACCCGCGTGATCGGTTCCGGTCCCAAGGCCGGCGAGGAATTCGCCGTCGAGGTCCCCACGCATGTTTCGGCAATGGCTCAGTTCGAGGGCGGCCAGTCCTCACACAGTGTGTTCTCCTTCGAGTCGCCGCGCCAACGCATGGGCTTCGTGGAAATCACCGGCTCGGAGGCGACGCTCTCGCTGCCGGACCCGAACTATTTCGACGGCGACCTGAAGCTCTGGCGTCCGGGCGCGGAAGAACCCGAGATCATCGCCGCGACCGGGCCCGCCAATGGCCGTGGGCTCGGCGTGCTGGATATGGCCCGCGCCCTGCGAGCCGGCACCCCGCACCGCGCCACTGGCGACCTCGCCTACCACGTGCTGGACAGCATGGTTTCCATCGCCGAATCCGTGGAGTCGGGCTCGTTCGTGGATGTCACCAGCAACGCCCCCACCTCGGCTGCCCTGCCCGAGGACTGGGCGCCGGAAACCGCAACCCTCTAG
- a CDS encoding sugar phosphate isomerase/epimerase family protein produces MSYSLQLYTLRNAIQEDLPGTIKKVAEIGFTQVEPYNFVATAAELGAALKENGLTAPSGHAPLLSADQDEIFAAAKELGITTVIDPFLPAEHWQDAETIQGTAAKLNAAAKKGAEYGIRVGYHNHAWELESTIEGKTALEYFEGLLDPELVLEVDTYWVAVGGQNPVELLARLGDRVKLIHIKDGPGNTDTKAQQPAGQGTIPVLDVIAAAKSLEVGVVEFDDYSGDIFQGITESLAFLNAESAGAKA; encoded by the coding sequence ATGTCGTACTCACTCCAGCTGTACACCCTCCGCAATGCCATCCAGGAGGACCTGCCTGGAACCATCAAAAAGGTCGCCGAGATCGGTTTCACGCAGGTTGAGCCGTACAACTTCGTGGCCACCGCAGCCGAGCTCGGGGCTGCCCTGAAGGAGAACGGCCTGACCGCTCCTTCAGGACACGCGCCGCTTCTGTCGGCCGACCAGGATGAGATCTTCGCCGCAGCCAAGGAACTGGGCATCACCACCGTGATCGACCCGTTCCTCCCGGCTGAGCACTGGCAGGACGCGGAAACCATCCAGGGTACGGCGGCCAAGCTCAACGCCGCGGCCAAGAAGGGTGCTGAGTACGGCATCCGCGTGGGCTACCACAACCACGCATGGGAACTGGAGTCCACCATCGAGGGCAAGACCGCGCTGGAGTACTTCGAGGGTCTGTTGGATCCGGAACTCGTCCTCGAGGTGGACACCTACTGGGTTGCCGTTGGCGGCCAGAATCCCGTGGAACTCCTGGCCCGTTTGGGTGACCGCGTGAAGCTGATCCACATCAAGGACGGCCCGGGCAACACCGACACCAAGGCCCAGCAGCCCGCAGGCCAGGGCACCATCCCCGTGCTGGACGTCATCGCCGCCGCGAAGTCCTTGGAGGTTGGCGTCGTTGAGTTCGACGACTACTCAGGCGACATCTTCCAGGGCATCACGGAATCGCTCGCATTCCTCAACGCAGAATCGGCAGGTGCCAAGGCATGA
- a CDS encoding carbohydrate ABC transporter permease: MSAVLHAHPESGPALGISETGKTRRVLSEAGMRGRWWRFVLILAITVIVLVPIMVTVVLAFTPGPNSTATGFTFENLANVFNGTLAATWLQNSLVTTLSTVVVSVAVAAPAGYVLSRGRSKAVSGYSLLLFVMQSLPIITSVVPLFILFAGMGLVDNLLGITIIYVGSTMTVATWMMAAYFDSIPISLEEASWIDGCSVFGSFTKVVLRNSLPGILSTAIFAFLLAWNDYLVAIVFLRSNEIFTLPMGVQSFFQQNATDWTSVMALAVVMMLPPIIVFATLNKYFSVGGIGGSLAGR; the protein is encoded by the coding sequence ATGAGCGCTGTACTCCACGCCCACCCCGAATCCGGCCCGGCCCTCGGCATCAGCGAAACGGGCAAAACCCGCCGGGTCCTCTCCGAAGCCGGCATGCGCGGACGCTGGTGGCGGTTTGTCCTGATCCTGGCCATCACCGTGATCGTCCTGGTTCCCATCATGGTCACCGTGGTGCTGGCGTTTACACCAGGCCCCAACAGCACCGCGACCGGGTTCACCTTCGAAAACCTGGCCAACGTCTTCAACGGAACACTGGCTGCGACGTGGCTGCAGAACAGCCTGGTCACCACGCTCTCCACGGTTGTGGTGTCCGTAGCCGTCGCCGCACCTGCCGGCTACGTCCTCTCCCGCGGGCGGTCCAAGGCAGTCTCCGGCTACTCGCTGCTCCTGTTCGTCATGCAGTCCCTGCCGATCATCACCTCTGTGGTTCCGCTGTTCATCCTCTTCGCAGGGATGGGACTGGTGGACAACCTGCTGGGCATCACCATCATCTACGTCGGTTCCACCATGACCGTGGCTACGTGGATGATGGCCGCCTACTTCGATTCGATCCCCATCAGCCTTGAAGAAGCATCGTGGATCGATGGGTGCTCGGTCTTCGGGTCGTTCACCAAGGTGGTGCTGCGCAACTCCTTGCCGGGCATCCTCTCCACGGCGATCTTCGCCTTCCTGCTCGCATGGAACGACTACCTCGTGGCAATCGTCTTCCTCCGCTCCAATGAGATCTTCACCCTCCCCATGGGCGTCCAATCCTTCTTCCAGCAGAACGCCACAGACTGGACCTCCGTGATGGCGCTGGCCGTCGTCATGATGCTTCCACCGATCATCGTCTTCGCCACGTTGAACAAGTACTTCAGTGTTGGCGGAATCGGTGGCTCCCTCGCCGGGCGCTAA
- a CDS encoding carbohydrate ABC transporter permease, translated as MTSTTAPSGLSRARRGLAPGGPGASPGKRKSKLSAQTTKTFFWLLLPSVVLLVLIHGYPLIHAAVQATHDGDLLQTGNFVGGENFANVLSSPAFWKAAQFTLWFTIVGVFGSWLVGLGLALLLRTKIPAGNTFKVLLLLPWVVPIVVSSTAWNWLVATPDSLIPSIFRGLGLGTPLFLADPTLASITVMVFKVWVSFPFMMMMISAALASVDTTVYEAASMDGASRWQQFTQITLPLIARSTYISWILMTIFCVNDFPTIYLLTGGGPVSATTSLVVLAYRTVFQDFATGPGVAIAFLMTMTLVVISVILYRQIRKSSVE; from the coding sequence ATGACATCCACCACCGCACCTTCGGGCCTGTCCCGGGCCCGCCGGGGGCTCGCCCCCGGCGGGCCGGGGGCCTCCCCTGGTAAACGCAAGAGCAAACTGAGCGCGCAAACCACCAAGACCTTCTTCTGGCTCCTGTTGCCTTCCGTGGTCCTGCTGGTCCTGATCCACGGCTATCCGCTGATCCACGCCGCGGTGCAGGCTACCCACGACGGCGACCTGCTCCAGACGGGAAACTTCGTTGGTGGGGAAAACTTCGCCAACGTCCTGTCCTCGCCGGCGTTCTGGAAGGCTGCACAGTTCACCCTGTGGTTCACGATTGTTGGCGTGTTCGGCTCCTGGCTTGTTGGCCTGGGACTGGCCCTGCTGCTGCGGACCAAAATCCCCGCAGGCAATACCTTCAAGGTCCTCTTGCTCCTGCCGTGGGTGGTGCCGATCGTGGTCTCCTCCACCGCGTGGAACTGGCTGGTTGCCACACCTGACAGCCTGATCCCCTCGATCTTCCGGGGCCTCGGCCTGGGAACCCCACTGTTCCTGGCCGATCCGACCCTCGCGTCCATCACTGTCATGGTGTTCAAGGTCTGGGTTTCCTTCCCCTTCATGATGATGATGATCTCCGCAGCCCTGGCCTCGGTGGACACCACCGTCTACGAAGCCGCGAGCATGGATGGTGCCAGCCGTTGGCAGCAGTTCACCCAAATCACCTTGCCGCTGATCGCCCGTTCCACGTACATCTCGTGGATCCTCATGACGATCTTCTGCGTCAATGACTTCCCCACCATCTACCTTCTCACCGGCGGCGGACCTGTCAGCGCCACCACCTCGCTGGTGGTCCTGGCCTACCGGACCGTCTTCCAGGACTTCGCCACCGGGCCAGGCGTTGCCATCGCCTTCCTCATGACCATGACCCTGGTGGTCATCTCCGTCATCCTGTACCGCCAGATCCGAAAGTCGAGCGTCGAATAA
- a CDS encoding ABC transporter substrate-binding protein — translation MNVQSTANKAFSRRGFLGLTAAAASVPLLAACGGGSASQGGGGGGAGGTIKFWDMPWATPAYNDSAKKIAEGFSGANNAKANYQIIQWNNFYQTFSSAIASKTGPAVSTGGGFQAFQFDQQGQIAYADKVIEKMKSNGQFDDFLPGVLDPFKSDKGYVAVPWQLDMRVFWYRKSLFEKAGVSLPTDWPSLLEAGKALKKVGAFGFATGAGSGNNYGNHSMIMMMVNNGGGVWNKAGELDLLNDRNVEAMEFVLELVSNGIIDPAAVSYTTDNMSAQWKDGKAGFGLFQVNVPQRVGDTSGDLLVADPITGPHGDKATIVFPNNIMMYKNTPSQEASEEFLVYYMGQLKELWKQKLMSALPVFKSITETPEFANDPNNVKIVKDWQPIAKTFASQGSTLNANLAALDGGQALNQFSQSILTGQAKDAKSALQTFQSGLESVLKK, via the coding sequence ATGAATGTTCAGTCCACAGCCAACAAAGCATTTTCCCGCCGCGGTTTTCTCGGCCTGACCGCCGCCGCGGCATCAGTGCCGCTGCTCGCCGCCTGCGGAGGCGGCTCAGCCAGCCAGGGCGGCGGTGGCGGCGGTGCCGGTGGCACCATCAAGTTCTGGGATATGCCATGGGCAACACCGGCCTACAACGATTCCGCCAAGAAGATCGCTGAGGGCTTCTCCGGCGCCAACAACGCCAAGGCCAACTACCAGATCATCCAGTGGAACAACTTCTACCAGACGTTCTCCTCGGCCATCGCGTCCAAAACCGGTCCGGCTGTTTCCACCGGTGGTGGCTTCCAGGCGTTCCAGTTTGATCAGCAGGGTCAGATCGCCTACGCAGACAAAGTTATTGAGAAGATGAAGTCCAACGGCCAGTTCGACGACTTCCTGCCCGGAGTGCTCGATCCGTTCAAGTCGGACAAGGGCTACGTCGCAGTACCGTGGCAGCTGGACATGCGCGTGTTCTGGTACCGCAAGTCGCTGTTCGAGAAAGCCGGAGTCTCGCTCCCCACCGACTGGCCTTCGCTGCTCGAAGCCGGCAAGGCACTGAAGAAGGTTGGCGCCTTCGGCTTCGCCACAGGCGCCGGTTCGGGCAACAACTACGGCAACCACTCCATGATCATGATGATGGTCAACAACGGCGGCGGCGTCTGGAACAAGGCCGGCGAACTGGACCTCCTCAACGACCGCAACGTCGAAGCCATGGAATTCGTCCTGGAACTTGTCTCCAATGGCATCATCGATCCAGCCGCGGTCAGCTACACCACGGACAACATGTCGGCCCAGTGGAAGGACGGCAAGGCAGGATTCGGCCTGTTCCAGGTCAACGTTCCGCAGCGCGTGGGTGACACTTCCGGCGACCTGCTCGTGGCCGACCCCATCACCGGCCCGCACGGCGACAAAGCCACCATCGTCTTCCCGAACAACATCATGATGTACAAGAACACCCCCTCGCAGGAGGCCTCCGAAGAGTTCCTTGTCTACTACATGGGCCAGCTCAAGGAACTGTGGAAGCAGAAGCTCATGTCCGCGCTTCCGGTCTTCAAGTCGATCACCGAAACGCCCGAGTTCGCCAACGATCCCAACAACGTCAAGATCGTCAAGGACTGGCAGCCCATCGCCAAGACGTTCGCCTCCCAGGGCAGTACCCTCAACGCCAACCTCGCAGCCCTCGACGGCGGCCAGGCCCTCAACCAGTTCAGCCAGTCCATCCTGACCGGCCAGGCAAAGGACGCCAAGAGCGCCCTGCAGACGTTCCAGTCCGGCCTCGAATCCGTCCTGAAGAAGTAG
- a CDS encoding Gfo/Idh/MocA family protein — protein MSSHTDATRPLGVGILGAGPVTQAIHLPSLARLGDILTVRHIMDVDPSVAESVAARVGATHSTSVEALLSDPAVEIVAICSPHQFHAEQVIAACRAGKKAVLCEKPFAMNAGEAARISAVSAETGVPIIVGAMHTFDPGWLAAQENWADLPETAHTIRSSIVLPPNARFEDFATEIITRPVGDTPDYSDPEVIEGALRGGIMGLAIHDLPLIRRFTPDFKDIEMLAARHVRPFGYVISLRTPTRTIELRAAMNNTWKPEWTFEAISDEAALRIDFTPSYVQAGSATATLTRGTTTTVLGPFDHNGYEGEWRELAALATGAKQPPTAQTLIDDLTFALDIADATVATLETQRAVAEGIRA, from the coding sequence TTGTCCAGCCACACAGACGCCACCCGCCCTTTGGGTGTTGGCATCCTCGGCGCCGGCCCTGTCACCCAGGCCATCCACTTGCCGTCCCTCGCCCGGCTCGGCGACATCCTCACCGTCCGCCACATCATGGACGTGGACCCCTCCGTCGCCGAGTCTGTCGCCGCCCGCGTCGGCGCCACCCACAGCACCAGCGTCGAAGCCCTCCTCAGCGATCCCGCCGTCGAGATTGTCGCCATCTGCAGCCCCCACCAGTTCCATGCCGAGCAGGTCATCGCCGCCTGCCGCGCCGGCAAGAAGGCCGTCCTCTGCGAGAAGCCCTTCGCCATGAACGCCGGGGAAGCGGCGCGGATCTCAGCGGTCAGCGCGGAAACCGGAGTGCCGATCATCGTCGGTGCCATGCACACCTTTGATCCCGGCTGGCTCGCCGCCCAGGAGAACTGGGCTGACCTCCCCGAGACCGCGCACACCATCCGTTCCTCGATCGTCCTCCCACCCAACGCCCGGTTCGAGGACTTCGCCACAGAGATCATCACCCGCCCCGTTGGCGACACACCCGACTACTCGGACCCTGAGGTCATCGAGGGTGCACTCCGCGGCGGCATCATGGGCCTGGCCATCCACGATCTCCCGCTGATCCGCCGGTTCACCCCCGATTTCAAGGACATCGAAATGCTCGCGGCACGCCACGTTCGCCCCTTCGGCTACGTCATCTCGCTCCGCACCCCCACCCGGACCATCGAACTCCGCGCGGCCATGAACAACACGTGGAAGCCGGAATGGACCTTCGAAGCCATCTCCGACGAGGCTGCCCTGCGCATCGACTTCACACCGTCGTACGTGCAGGCCGGTTCCGCCACCGCCACCTTGACGCGGGGCACCACGACCACAGTGCTCGGCCCCTTCGACCACAACGGCTACGAAGGCGAGTGGCGCGAACTTGCTGCCCTCGCCACGGGAGCGAAGCAGCCGCCCACCGCGCAAACCCTGATTGACGACCTGACCTTCGCGTTGGACATCGCCGACGCTACGGTAGCCACCCTCGAGACGCAGCGCGCCGTAGCCGAAGGAATCCGCGCATGA
- a CDS encoding ROK family transcriptional regulator, translating into MTSASANDAGNASVVEVGNLSRAGDLFQLLRDGQARTRAELAVTTGLARSTVASRIDALIHSGLVGPAGEASSSGGRPPSRFAFNPAARVVLAVDVGATHVIVAVTDLSGSILAERRLGQEVADGPEVVLGRLVSAGRELLAEAGRELGDLAGMGIGLPGPVEHATGRPVKPPIMPGWDGFDVVTYVQRLLPVPVLVDNDVNIMALGERTAFWPDHDNFLFIKVATGIGAGIISSGELQRGANGTAGDLGHVRVPRGDDVLCRCGNHGCLEALASGPAVARQLKAQGLEAATGGDVLRLVGEGNLQAIQALRQAGRDVGDVLATVVNLLNPSMIIIGGSVGEAGEHLVAGIREVVYRRSLPLATTHLRIGISMAGDRAAILGASQMVTQHVLSPAVIEATLQAAG; encoded by the coding sequence ATGACTTCAGCCAGCGCAAACGACGCCGGAAATGCCTCCGTGGTGGAGGTCGGCAACCTTTCGCGCGCTGGCGATCTGTTCCAACTTCTCCGCGACGGCCAAGCCCGCACCCGAGCTGAACTTGCCGTCACCACAGGGCTCGCCCGTTCAACAGTTGCTTCCCGCATCGATGCCCTGATTCATTCCGGACTTGTCGGTCCGGCAGGGGAGGCGAGCTCCAGCGGCGGCAGGCCGCCGTCGCGCTTTGCCTTCAATCCCGCCGCGCGCGTGGTCCTGGCGGTCGACGTCGGCGCGACCCACGTGATTGTTGCCGTCACCGACCTCAGCGGCAGCATCCTCGCTGAGCGGCGGCTGGGCCAGGAAGTCGCCGACGGCCCCGAAGTGGTCCTGGGCCGTTTGGTTTCCGCGGGACGTGAACTCCTGGCCGAGGCAGGACGGGAGCTCGGGGACCTCGCCGGAATGGGCATCGGATTGCCAGGGCCGGTTGAGCACGCCACCGGGCGGCCCGTGAAGCCGCCCATCATGCCCGGTTGGGACGGGTTCGACGTCGTCACTTACGTTCAGCGATTGCTGCCCGTTCCCGTTTTGGTGGACAACGACGTCAACATCATGGCCCTCGGCGAACGGACCGCATTTTGGCCCGACCACGATAACTTCCTGTTCATCAAGGTCGCCACCGGCATCGGCGCAGGCATCATCAGCAGCGGCGAACTGCAACGCGGCGCCAACGGCACGGCCGGTGATCTCGGCCACGTCCGTGTTCCGCGCGGCGACGACGTCCTCTGCCGATGCGGCAACCACGGCTGCCTCGAAGCGCTGGCCTCAGGTCCCGCCGTCGCCCGTCAACTCAAGGCGCAGGGACTCGAAGCCGCCACCGGCGGGGACGTGTTGCGGCTCGTAGGTGAGGGAAACCTGCAGGCCATCCAGGCGTTGCGGCAGGCCGGCCGCGACGTCGGCGACGTATTGGCCACTGTGGTCAACCTGCTCAATCCGTCCATGATCATCATCGGCGGCAGCGTGGGGGAAGCCGGCGAGCACCTCGTAGCGGGCATCCGCGAAGTGGTCTACCGGCGGTCCCTGCCACTGGCCACCACCCACCTGCGCATCGGTATCTCCATGGCCGGCGACCGTGCAGCCATCCTGGGCGCCAGCCAAATGGTCACACAACACGTTCTTTCGCCGGCCGTGATTGAAGCCACGCTGCAAGCTGCAGGCTGA
- a CDS encoding MFS transporter, with amino-acid sequence MSQFLARVPRGWLILACIGLIALNMRGPFVAVAPVVDSLRQDLGFSPVELGLLTGIPVLCFSLASPLASLAGRRLGAEFAVMLTLLGVLAGVVIRSSGGGALVMAGTVIIGLAITIGNIAVPLIIRRDFAPRRQATAMGVYTAALNIGSFLTSVATAPLAELVGWRLALAASALLALAAIVFWVPTVGARRAFVPAAVPVPAASGVGQVAGVGWLAVGLTLGFAGQAFSYYGVTAWLPSFLADELAMGTAEAGAGSSLFQIFAIVGGLGVPLLARFASTTTVAVTLSALWLAVPVGLLLAPGFWWLWSSMGGIAQGGGITVIFIAIIKFAHSQAAAGKMSAVVQGVGYCFAALAPTIVGYVHSASDGWTAPLFVILGSVLTFCVCTTLSVRWVARQS; translated from the coding sequence ATGAGCCAATTCCTTGCCAGAGTCCCGCGCGGCTGGCTGATCCTCGCGTGTATTGGGCTCATTGCCCTGAACATGCGCGGGCCTTTCGTCGCGGTGGCGCCCGTGGTGGATTCCCTGCGGCAGGACCTCGGGTTCTCGCCGGTGGAACTCGGGCTGCTGACTGGCATTCCCGTGCTCTGCTTCTCCTTGGCGTCCCCTCTGGCTTCGTTGGCCGGGCGGCGCCTCGGAGCCGAGTTCGCGGTGATGCTCACCCTGCTTGGGGTATTGGCCGGTGTGGTGATCCGCTCCAGCGGCGGTGGTGCCCTGGTCATGGCCGGCACGGTCATCATTGGCCTGGCCATCACCATCGGCAACATCGCGGTGCCGCTCATCATCCGGCGTGACTTCGCGCCCCGGCGCCAAGCCACTGCCATGGGTGTGTACACGGCTGCCCTGAACATCGGCTCGTTCCTCACGTCGGTGGCTACAGCGCCCCTTGCCGAGCTGGTGGGCTGGAGGCTAGCCCTTGCCGCGAGTGCACTGTTGGCGTTGGCCGCGATTGTTTTTTGGGTGCCCACCGTTGGTGCCCGCCGGGCATTTGTGCCGGCTGCTGTGCCGGTTCCTGCTGCTTCCGGCGTTGGCCAGGTGGCCGGCGTCGGCTGGCTGGCAGTTGGCCTGACGCTCGGTTTTGCCGGCCAGGCCTTCTCCTACTACGGCGTCACCGCCTGGCTGCCCAGCTTCCTCGCTGATGAGCTCGCCATGGGCACCGCCGAAGCCGGTGCCGGCTCCTCGCTCTTCCAGATCTTCGCGATTGTTGGCGGCCTGGGCGTGCCACTCCTGGCCCGCTTCGCCAGTACGACGACGGTGGCGGTCACCTTGAGCGCGCTCTGGCTGGCCGTTCCCGTGGGCCTGTTACTGGCGCCTGGGTTCTGGTGGCTGTGGTCTTCGATGGGCGGCATTGCCCAGGGTGGCGGCATCACGGTCATCTTCATTGCCATCATCAAGTTCGCACACTCCCAAGCGGCCGCCGGGAAGATGTCCGCAGTGGTGCAAGGGGTTGGCTACTGCTTCGCTGCGCTGGCTCCCACCATTGTTGGCTACGTCCACAGTGCCTCGGACGGCTGGACTGCTCCACTCTTCGTGATCCTCGGCTCCGTGCTCACGTTCTGCGTGTGCACCACGTTGTCCGTGCGCTGGGTGGCGCGGCAGAGCTAG